A portion of the Avibacterium sp. 20-132 genome contains these proteins:
- a CDS encoding DUF4760 domain-containing protein, translating into MLSNGRSAKETLNHNQEMQRQRATIELLLQENQDKELTNAMLIIAKLPKNASFLDYLDVSEEEQNENKKVIKNAIRTLLNRYEFIALGIKYGAFEERIYKELQYSNVMNVWINAKPLIMELRRRKNKNTYFQEFEQLADKWGKEPLKSHKNT; encoded by the coding sequence ATTCTTTCTAATGGGCGATCCGCGAAAGAGACGTTGAATCATAATCAAGAAATGCAAAGGCAAAGAGCAACAATTGAGCTGTTATTACAAGAAAATCAAGATAAAGAATTGACGAATGCGATGTTGATTATTGCTAAATTACCAAAAAATGCGTCATTTTTAGATTATCTTGATGTGAGTGAAGAAGAACAAAATGAAAATAAAAAAGTGATAAAAAATGCAATCCGAACCTTGTTAAATCGTTATGAGTTTATTGCATTAGGGATTAAGTATGGTGCGTTTGAAGAACGAATTTACAAAGAATTACAATATTCTAATGTAATGAATGTTTGGATAAATGCAAAGCCGCTAATAATGGAATTACGTAGGAGAAAAAATAAAAATACCTATTTTCAAGAATTTGAACAACTGGCAGATAAATGGGGAAAAGAACCTTTAAAATCCCATAAAAATACATGA
- a CDS encoding NupC/NupG family nucleoside CNT transporter: protein MDLIISIVGIFVLLGIGLLFSNNRKAINFRTIFGALAIQIGFAALILYVPAGRNALLSTAEGVSKVINYGNEGIAFLFGNLADPSNIGFIFAFKVLPIIVFFSALISVLYYIGVMQWVIQIIGGGLQKALGTSKAESMSAAANIFVGQTEAPLVVKPFISRMTESELFTVMVGGTASIAGSVLAGYAGMGVPLTYLIAASFMAAPAGLLFAKLMYPQTEKFSDRLEENVKTDKPNNIVEALANGAASGVTLAINVGGMLIAFIASIALLNGLIGGIGGWFGYGDLTLQSLLGYLFQPIAFIIGVPWQDAEIAGQMIGMKLAVNEFVGYLEFAQYLQPDAVVQLSDKTKAIITFALCGFANFSAIAVLIGGIGSMAPTRRSDIARLGLKAVIAGTLANLMSATIAGIFIDLSGAVLG, encoded by the coding sequence ATGGATCTCATTATCAGTATTGTCGGGATTTTCGTCCTGCTTGGCATTGGATTGCTGTTTTCCAACAATCGCAAAGCCATTAATTTTCGCACTATTTTCGGTGCATTAGCCATACAAATCGGCTTTGCCGCACTCATTTTATATGTTCCCGCTGGAAGAAATGCTCTACTTAGCACCGCTGAAGGCGTAAGCAAAGTCATTAATTACGGTAATGAAGGGATTGCATTCCTTTTTGGTAACCTTGCTGATCCAAGCAATATCGGCTTTATTTTCGCCTTCAAAGTGCTACCGATTATTGTTTTCTTCTCTGCATTAATTTCTGTATTGTATTACATCGGTGTGATGCAATGGGTGATCCAAATTATTGGCGGTGGCTTGCAAAAAGCACTCGGCACCTCCAAAGCAGAATCAATGTCTGCGGCAGCCAATATTTTTGTTGGACAAACGGAAGCCCCACTGGTTGTGAAACCATTTATTAGTCGAATGACTGAATCCGAACTCTTTACTGTGATGGTAGGCGGAACGGCTTCCATCGCAGGTTCGGTATTAGCCGGCTATGCAGGAATGGGCGTACCACTTACCTATTTAATCGCCGCCTCATTTATGGCTGCGCCTGCTGGATTATTGTTTGCTAAATTGATGTATCCACAAACAGAAAAATTCAGCGATAGATTAGAAGAAAACGTCAAAACAGACAAACCCAATAATATTGTGGAAGCCCTTGCAAATGGTGCTGCATCAGGGGTAACGCTTGCTATTAATGTAGGGGGAATGTTGATTGCTTTTATTGCCTCCATTGCATTATTAAATGGCTTAATCGGCGGTATCGGTGGCTGGTTTGGCTATGGCGATCTGACCTTACAAAGCCTACTCGGTTATTTATTCCAACCTATTGCTTTTATTATTGGTGTACCTTGGCAAGATGCTGAAATCGCCGGGCAAATGATCGGAATGAAATTAGCTGTCAATGAATTTGTTGGTTATTTAGAATTTGCCCAATATCTACAACCTGATGCTGTCGTTCAGCTTAGTGATAAAACCAAAGCTATTATCACCTTTGCCTTATGTGGTTTTGCTAACTTCAGCGCAATTGCCGTGCTAATTGGTGGCATTGGCAGTATGGCACCAACCCGCCGCTCAGATATTGCACGCCTCGGCTTAAAAGCGGTAATTGCAGGCACACTCGCCAATTTAATGAGCGCAACAATTGCAGGAATATTTATTGATTTAAGTGGTGCGGTGTTGGGGTAA
- a CDS encoding 4Fe-4S cluster-binding domain-containing protein has translation MVTRTTLSTIYVPLHRIIPFSNVEGQGNRTSIFLQGCKLNCLYCHNPETIPRKNSEAKLVSLQYLYDQVMNAVPFIRGVTVSGGEPTIHHKKLIPLFQALRQQGLTCYLDSSGFFDYDSTQALIAVTDKFLFDLKGDGLGLQTLCFERRNQQGKVPNQIIPTTQHIKTENLTRNWQNLAKLLPHSKIEEVRLVFIKDFFDAYRLVEKAAQLLRDYPDVLFKIIRVHSKGARDEAGLTPFIPTIEETEALAEFAKQCGIQKMTTII, from the coding sequence ATGGTTACACGTACTACCCTATCAACTATCTATGTGCCTCTACATCGGATCATTCCCTTTTCCAATGTAGAGGGACAAGGTAATCGCACCAGTATTTTTTTACAAGGGTGTAAATTAAATTGCCTTTATTGTCACAACCCTGAAACAATTCCAAGAAAGAACAGTGAAGCGAAATTAGTTAGCTTGCAATATTTGTATGATCAAGTAATGAATGCAGTGCCTTTTATTCGCGGGGTTACCGTTTCTGGCGGGGAACCCACCATTCATCATAAAAAATTGATTCCCTTATTTCAGGCTTTACGCCAACAAGGTCTAACCTGTTATCTTGATAGTAGTGGCTTCTTTGATTATGACAGCACCCAAGCCTTAATTGCCGTAACGGATAAATTTCTCTTTGACCTAAAAGGTGATGGCTTAGGATTGCAAACACTCTGCTTTGAACGGCGAAATCAGCAAGGCAAGGTGCCAAATCAAATTATCCCCACAACGCAACATATCAAAACAGAAAATCTCACCCGAAATTGGCAAAATCTTGCCAAATTATTACCGCACTCAAAAATTGAAGAAGTGCGGTTGGTTTTTATCAAAGATTTTTTTGATGCCTATCGCTTAGTGGAAAAAGCGGCACAGCTATTGCGAGATTATCCCGATGTATTATTCAAAATCATTCGCGTGCATAGCAAAGGCGCAAGAGACGAGGCTGGTTTAACCCCTTTTATTCCTACGATAGAAGAAACCGAGGCACTGGCAGAATTTGCCAAACAATGCGGCATACAAAAAATGACTACGATTATCTAA
- a CDS encoding YjjI family glycine radical enzyme yields MQASLQDILDVVKAKNLTYHQKLMSLGNIAERLFNPIDLLGYTEEEWEYIQNHMICDLCEGYAIYRPRYILPDYNVYIQKGCKFLDLPPPKDLDEVLDGLLILYSHVPSITTYPVYIGRLDALLEPFITDEKQDYIKIKRFLNHIDKTIADSFCHANIGPYDTKAGRLILQAVIELENTTPNMTIRYDKQKTSREFAELAAKACLLVSKPSFANDAYYIEDLGEQYGIASCYNALPECGGAYTLTRLRLGTIGRACSSVDEMVNELLPKVAKLALSTMDKRHKFLIEESNFFESSFLAQEEFIKRENFTSMIAIVGLADAVNHLLQQEGINETFGQSQRGDEIATLIMDKLQAVNNAHKGLYVERTHQHYLLHAQVGASNHEEDKMNTPAHRIRVGEEPTLLAHLKQSAPFHKYFPSGTGDLFAFDQTYTDHLDAVVDIIEGAFALGYRYITTYLKNTDLIRVTGYLVKKSEVERYRKGEAVLRDTTWYGAGTDDCANVFDRQLRDEENVTSNS; encoded by the coding sequence ATGCAAGCCTCACTACAAGATATTCTCGATGTGGTTAAAGCGAAAAACCTCACTTATCATCAAAAATTAATGAGCTTAGGCAATATTGCTGAGCGATTATTTAACCCCATTGATTTATTAGGTTACACCGAAGAAGAATGGGAATACATTCAAAATCATATGATTTGTGATTTATGTGAGGGTTATGCTATTTATCGTCCACGTTATATTTTGCCTGATTATAATGTGTATATTCAAAAAGGCTGTAAATTCCTTGACTTACCCCCACCCAAAGATCTTGATGAAGTGCTAGATGGATTGCTTATTCTCTATTCCCACGTTCCTTCTATTACCACTTACCCTGTTTATATTGGCCGTTTAGATGCCTTGCTCGAACCATTCATTACTGATGAAAAACAAGATTATATTAAAATTAAACGTTTCTTAAACCATATTGATAAAACCATTGCGGATTCATTCTGTCATGCCAATATTGGTCCTTATGATACTAAAGCGGGGCGTTTAATTTTACAGGCTGTCATTGAGTTAGAAAACACCACGCCAAATATGACGATTCGCTATGACAAACAAAAAACCTCTCGTGAATTTGCAGAACTTGCAGCGAAAGCCTGTTTATTAGTCTCAAAACCATCTTTTGCCAATGACGCTTACTACATTGAAGATCTGGGTGAACAATATGGTATCGCAAGTTGTTATAATGCTCTGCCTGAATGTGGTGGCGCTTATACACTCACTCGCTTGAGATTAGGCACGATCGGGCGTGCTTGTTCAAGTGTAGATGAAATGGTGAACGAATTGTTACCGAAAGTAGCAAAACTCGCCCTTTCCACAATGGATAAACGGCATAAATTCTTGATCGAAGAAAGCAATTTCTTTGAAAGCAGCTTCTTGGCACAAGAAGAATTTATCAAACGTGAAAACTTCACGAGTATGATTGCGATTGTTGGACTAGCCGATGCGGTGAACCATCTTTTACAACAAGAAGGTATCAATGAAACCTTTGGGCAAAGCCAACGTGGTGATGAAATTGCCACATTAATTATGGATAAATTACAAGCAGTGAATAATGCTCATAAAGGGCTTTATGTGGAACGTACTCATCAGCATTATTTACTACACGCACAAGTCGGGGCAAGCAACCACGAAGAAGATAAAATGAATACCCCTGCACACCGTATTCGCGTGGGTGAAGAACCTACTTTGCTTGCGCATTTAAAACAATCAGCCCCATTCCATAAATATTTCCCATCGGGAACAGGTGATCTTTTTGCATTCGATCAAACCTATACCGATCATTTAGATGCGGTTGTCGATATCATCGAGGGAGCATTTGCACTAGGCTATCGTTATATTACGACTTATCTGAAAAATACCGATCTCATTCGCGTAACGGGCTACTTAGTGAAGAAAAGCGAGGTTGAACGCTATCGCAAAGGAGAAGCGGTATTACGTGACACCACTTGGTATGGTGCAGGAACAGACGATTGTGCGAATGTCTTTGATCGCCAATTACGTGATGAAGAAAACGTAACATCGAATTCATAA
- the parC gene encoding DNA topoisomerase IV subunit A, whose protein sequence is MAEINYEGIEQMPLQNFTESAYLNYSMYVIMDRALPFIGDGLKPVQRRIVYAMSELGLNATAKYKKSARTVGDVLGKFHPHGDTACYEAMVLMAQPFSYRYPLVDGQGNWGAPDDPKSFAAMRYTESRLSKISEILLGELGQGTVEFQPNFDGTLEEPQYLPARLPHILLNGTTGIAVGMATDIPPHNLNEVAEAAIMLLDNPNADLDEIMTVLQGPDYPTEAEIISSKADIRKIYEQGRGSIKMRAVWKKEDGEIVITALPHQASPSKIISQIAEQMTAKKLPMVEDIRDEADHNNPIRIVLVPRSNRVDCDVLMDHLFATTDLEKSYRVNMNMIGLDNKPAVKNLLQILTEWLSFRRSTVTKRLQHRLDKVLNRLHILQGLMIAFLNIDEVIAIIRNEDKPKQELMARFDLTDEQAEAILNLRLRQLAKLEEHELQAEQDKLAQERLNLEQILASERRLNTLIKKEIQQDAKTFASPRLSPIIERAEAKAIAENEMIPAEPVTVILSQMGWVRCAKGHDIDAQNLSYKAGDSYLAHAYGKSNQPVVFLDSTGRSYALDPLSLPSARSQGEPLTGKLTLPAGASVCQVLMENEDQKLLMASDAGYGFICQFSDLVARNKAGKALISLPENAQVLPPLTLQAHQQLLVALTSAGRMLIFPVQDLPELSKGKGNKIISIPAANAKDRSELLVRLLLISEQASLVFHSGKRKITLKAEDLQRFRAERGRKGSQLPRGLHSNAEIEVLEPNQ, encoded by the coding sequence ATGGCAGAAATTAATTACGAAGGCATTGAGCAAATGCCACTGCAAAACTTCACCGAAAGTGCCTATTTAAATTATTCAATGTATGTGATTATGGATCGTGCATTGCCCTTTATTGGTGATGGATTAAAACCTGTGCAACGCCGTATTGTGTATGCGATGTCAGAATTGGGACTCAATGCCACCGCGAAATATAAAAAATCTGCACGCACTGTCGGGGACGTATTAGGTAAATTCCATCCACACGGCGATACCGCTTGTTATGAAGCAATGGTGCTTATGGCACAACCTTTTTCTTATCGTTACCCACTCGTCGATGGACAAGGAAACTGGGGCGCCCCCGATGATCCGAAATCGTTCGCAGCGATGCGTTATACCGAATCACGTCTGTCTAAAATTTCTGAAATCCTATTAGGTGAACTTGGACAAGGGACAGTGGAATTTCAACCCAATTTTGATGGAACATTAGAAGAACCACAGTATTTACCCGCACGTTTACCACATATTTTGCTCAATGGCACAACAGGAATTGCGGTGGGAATGGCAACCGATATTCCACCACATAATCTTAATGAAGTTGCCGAAGCCGCAATAATGCTACTTGATAATCCCAACGCGGATTTAGATGAAATAATGACCGTATTACAAGGTCCTGATTATCCAACGGAAGCGGAAATTATTTCCAGCAAAGCAGATATCCGAAAAATTTATGAGCAAGGGCGTGGCTCAATTAAAATGCGTGCCGTGTGGAAAAAAGAAGACGGCGAGATTGTCATCACAGCGTTACCACATCAAGCCTCTCCATCGAAAATCATTAGCCAAATTGCCGAGCAAATGACCGCTAAAAAATTGCCTATGGTTGAAGATATTCGTGATGAAGCCGATCATAATAACCCAATTCGAATCGTGCTTGTTCCGCGTTCTAATCGAGTAGATTGTGATGTCTTAATGGATCACCTTTTTGCCACAACCGATTTGGAAAAAAGCTATCGTGTTAATATGAATATGATTGGCTTGGACAACAAACCTGCTGTCAAAAATCTGTTACAAATTCTTACTGAATGGCTTAGTTTCCGTCGTAGCACCGTCACAAAACGCTTACAACATCGTTTAGATAAAGTGCTAAATCGCTTACATATTTTACAAGGTTTGATGATTGCCTTTTTAAATATTGATGAGGTGATTGCCATTATCCGTAATGAAGATAAGCCGAAACAAGAACTGATGGCTCGTTTTGATTTAACTGATGAACAAGCCGAAGCCATTTTAAATTTACGTTTACGCCAATTAGCCAAATTGGAAGAACACGAACTACAAGCTGAACAAGATAAATTAGCGCAAGAGCGGTTAAATTTAGAACAGATTTTAGCTTCAGAACGTCGCTTAAATACATTAATTAAAAAAGAAATTCAACAAGATGCCAAAACCTTTGCCAGCCCTCGCCTTTCACCCATTATAGAGCGTGCTGAAGCCAAAGCCATTGCAGAAAATGAAATGATCCCAGCCGAACCTGTTACGGTAATTTTATCGCAAATGGGTTGGGTGCGTTGTGCAAAAGGACACGATATTGACGCCCAGAACCTCAGTTATAAAGCAGGTGATAGCTACCTTGCTCACGCTTATGGGAAAAGTAATCAGCCTGTTGTATTTCTTGATAGCACAGGACGTAGCTATGCGCTTGATCCGCTGTCTTTACCTTCAGCACGCTCACAAGGCGAACCGCTAACAGGTAAACTGACCTTACCCGCAGGTGCAAGCGTTTGCCAAGTATTAATGGAAAATGAGGATCAAAAACTCTTAATGGCTTCTGATGCGGGTTATGGATTTATTTGTCAATTTAGTGATTTAGTGGCACGAAATAAAGCTGGGAAGGCATTAATTTCACTTCCTGAAAACGCGCAAGTACTGCCACCTTTAACCTTACAGGCACATCAACAACTACTCGTTGCATTAACTTCAGCAGGACGAATGTTGATTTTCCCTGTGCAAGATTTACCTGAATTATCCAAAGGAAAAGGCAACAAAATTATTTCTATTCCTGCGGCGAATGCGAAAGATCGTTCTGAATTATTGGTGCGATTATTACTCATTTCTGAGCAAGCTAGCTTGGTCTTCCACTCAGGCAAACGTAAAATCACCCTTAAAGCGGAAGATTTACAACGTTTCCGTGCTGAACGTGGACGCAAAGGAAGCCAACTTCCAAGAGGATTGCACAGCAATGCAGAAATTGAAGTGCTTGAGCCAAATCAATAA
- the nirK gene encoding copper-containing nitrite reductase — MKQNAPLSAEQKQDSTSLPVIEAELTTAPNVPAPITRDYPARVVVKLEALEKIMEIMPKVQFKYWTYNGSTPAPFIRVREGDTVEVHLSNPINAKLPHSIDFHSSAAPEGTALASNTAPGHTSIYQFKVLSPGLYLYHCAAMPGAPTHIGKGMFGLMLVEPKAGLPPVDKEFYIVQNEFYTQGEFGEAGLQVFSMQKASYELPDYVVFNGHYGSMLGDNALKAKVGEKLRFYVGNAGPNKVSSFHLIGKPFDTVYVEGGSLQNHNVQTTLIPAGGAMMAETTIPVPGIYPFVDHSIFRTEKGAKGVLIVSGEENPQIFSGKLKDEPYHERNPDADVSTGFKH; from the coding sequence ATTAAGCAAAATGCCCCTTTATCTGCAGAGCAAAAACAAGATTCCACCTCATTACCTGTAATTGAAGCAGAACTCACTACCGCACCGAATGTCCCCGCCCCAATTACACGCGATTACCCAGCACGGGTGGTAGTAAAACTAGAAGCGTTAGAAAAAATTATGGAAATTATGCCTAAGGTTCAATTTAAATATTGGACCTATAATGGCTCAACCCCCGCTCCTTTTATCCGTGTACGTGAGGGCGATACGGTGGAAGTGCATTTATCCAACCCAATCAATGCCAAATTACCACATAGCATTGATTTTCATTCTTCGGCTGCTCCTGAAGGCACCGCATTAGCAAGCAACACAGCACCGGGACATACCAGCATTTATCAGTTCAAAGTGCTATCGCCCGGGCTTTATCTTTATCACTGCGCAGCAATGCCGGGCGCACCAACACACATTGGTAAAGGAATGTTTGGTTTAATGCTCGTTGAGCCTAAAGCCGGTTTACCCCCTGTCGATAAAGAATTTTATATTGTCCAAAACGAATTTTATACGCAAGGGGAATTTGGCGAAGCGGGCTTACAGGTTTTTAGTATGCAAAAAGCAAGCTATGAACTCCCTGATTATGTGGTCTTTAACGGACATTACGGTTCGATGCTTGGGGATAACGCCTTAAAAGCGAAAGTGGGCGAAAAACTACGTTTTTATGTAGGTAATGCAGGCCCTAATAAGGTTTCTTCCTTTCATTTGATTGGTAAACCTTTTGATACCGTGTATGTGGAAGGCGGTTCATTACAAAATCACAATGTGCAAACCACCTTGATTCCTGCTGGTGGCGCGATGATGGCAGAAACGACGATTCCCGTACCCGGCATCTATCCTTTCGTGGATCATTCCATTTTCCGTACAGAAAAAGGGGCAAAAGGGGTATTAATAGTCAGTGGAGAGGAAAATCCACAAATTTTCAGCGGAAAATTAAAAGACGAACCTTATCACGAGCGTAACCCCGATGCGGATGTTTCCACTGGATTTAAACATTAA
- the parE gene encoding DNA topoisomerase IV subunit B: protein MTTNYSANEITVLKDLEPVQLRPGMYTDTTRPNHLGQEVIDNSVDEALAGYATKIEVILHKDQSLEVIDNGRGMPVDIHPSEGVSGVEVILTKLHAGGKFSNKNYTFSGGLHGVGISVVNALSDRVDIQIKRNGQVYKIAFENGVKVQELEVIGTCGRRTTGTTVHFKPNPKYFDSSNFSVSRLRHLLRAKAVLCSGLEIRFIDKINGTEDVWLYQDGLSDYLTENVEGYTTLPASPFVGNFETEKETASWALLWLPEGGDLLGESYVNLIPTIQGGTHVNGLRQGLLDAMREFCEFRNLLPRGLKLTADDIWDRCAYVLSIKMQDPQFAGQTKERLSSRQSAVFVSGVVKDAFSLWLNQNVQEAEELAKMAISSAERRLRAAKKVVRKKQVSGPALPGKLADCSSQDLALTELFLVEGDSAGGSAKQARDREYQAILPLRGKILNTWEVSADQVLGSQEVHDIAVALGIDPDNSDLSQLRYGKVCILADADSDGLHIATLLCALFLRHFPKLVAEGHVYVAMPPLYRIDIGNEVYYALDEGEKEGILDRLKNKKGKINVQRFKGLGEMNPSQLRETTMDPNTRRLVQLTFDQENEQNQTETFELMDMLLAKKRAEDRKSWLQSKGDQVDLSV from the coding sequence ATGACAACGAATTATTCCGCCAATGAAATTACCGTTTTAAAAGATCTCGAACCCGTTCAACTGCGCCCCGGAATGTACACGGATACTACGCGCCCAAACCACTTAGGGCAAGAAGTCATTGATAATAGTGTTGATGAAGCACTTGCTGGCTATGCCACAAAAATCGAAGTGATTTTACATAAAGACCAATCCCTTGAAGTGATTGATAATGGGCGTGGAATGCCGGTGGATATTCACCCTAGCGAAGGGGTTTCTGGCGTTGAAGTAATCCTTACTAAATTGCACGCGGGAGGAAAGTTTTCTAATAAAAACTATACCTTCTCTGGCGGTTTGCACGGCGTGGGAATTTCTGTGGTGAATGCACTTTCTGACCGTGTGGATATTCAAATTAAACGTAATGGACAGGTCTATAAAATCGCCTTTGAAAATGGTGTAAAAGTCCAAGAATTAGAGGTAATTGGCACTTGTGGACGCCGTACAACTGGCACGACTGTGCATTTCAAGCCTAACCCAAAATATTTTGATAGCAGTAACTTCTCTGTTAGCCGTTTACGCCATTTATTACGTGCCAAAGCGGTTCTCTGTTCGGGATTAGAAATTCGCTTTATTGATAAAATAAACGGCACAGAAGATGTTTGGCTATATCAAGACGGTTTATCCGATTACTTAACAGAAAACGTAGAAGGCTATACCACACTCCCCGCCTCGCCTTTTGTTGGAAATTTTGAAACAGAAAAAGAAACCGCAAGTTGGGCATTACTCTGGTTACCTGAAGGCGGTGATTTATTAGGTGAAAGTTATGTAAACTTAATTCCCACCATTCAAGGCGGAACGCACGTTAATGGCTTACGCCAAGGGTTGCTCGATGCAATGCGTGAATTTTGCGAATTTCGCAATTTATTACCAAGAGGGCTTAAACTTACCGCCGATGATATTTGGGATCGCTGTGCTTATGTGCTTTCTATCAAAATGCAAGATCCGCAATTTGCAGGACAAACGAAAGAACGTCTATCTTCCCGTCAAAGTGCCGTTTTCGTCAGCGGTGTGGTAAAAGATGCGTTTAGTTTATGGCTCAACCAAAATGTACAAGAAGCGGAAGAACTGGCCAAAATGGCGATTAGCTCTGCTGAACGGCGGTTACGGGCAGCGAAAAAAGTGGTGCGCAAAAAACAAGTGAGCGGTCCAGCCCTTCCGGGGAAATTAGCAGATTGTAGCTCACAAGATTTAGCCTTAACTGAATTATTCTTAGTTGAAGGAGACTCTGCTGGCGGCTCGGCAAAACAAGCGCGAGATCGTGAATATCAAGCCATTCTACCGCTTAGAGGGAAAATTCTAAATACTTGGGAAGTCTCCGCCGATCAAGTTCTTGGTTCACAAGAAGTCCACGATATTGCTGTGGCATTGGGAATTGATCCGGACAATAGCGATCTTTCTCAGTTACGTTATGGCAAGGTTTGTATTCTAGCCGATGCGGATTCTGACGGCTTGCATATTGCTACCCTACTCTGCGCCCTATTCTTACGCCATTTCCCGAAACTGGTGGCAGAAGGCCACGTTTATGTGGCAATGCCACCGCTTTATCGCATTGACATCGGTAATGAAGTTTATTACGCCCTTGATGAAGGGGAAAAAGAAGGGATTTTAGATCGCCTCAAAAATAAGAAAGGGAAAATCAATGTACAACGTTTTAAAGGGTTAGGGGAAATGAACCCAAGCCAGTTGCGGGAAACCACAATGGATCCCAATACACGTCGCTTAGTACAGCTCACCTTTGATCAAGAGAATGAGCAAAACCAAACAGAAACCTTTGAATTAATGGATATGTTGTTAGCTAAAAAACGCGCAGAAGATCGCAAAAGCTGGCTACAATCCAAAGGTGATCAAGTTGATCTTAGCGTATAA